A region from the Oncorhynchus keta strain PuntledgeMale-10-30-2019 chromosome 5, Oket_V2, whole genome shotgun sequence genome encodes:
- the LOC118384383 gene encoding beta-1,4-mannosyl-glycoprotein 4-beta-N-acetylglucosaminyltransferase-like, with protein MARLYRQGRTKMRRHKVFLFGTLALCVLSLLQYCKALHHMLMLRELYTSSVNLEALGFLWRRNVHSGMKPLPGSRLSNMGLWEPGDDQGNAEVERWIGHGGEDPWGKEQPDSGNVNRMTVTLPDPKGPWGELHKRSFRLRDDPTPFFARTKSGAYCFQEGTEMAFLKDDSGQTVQAAREGQRKILHAQQEEPKSDQGKYTRGKRLVKCMCRQGWHGPHCGIPTMVQHSNLPTKGSLMPRMVPRRVINAININHEFDLLHARFHELADTVDLFLVCESNFTAYGNSKPLHFLRLLLNGTYNYMRHKILYVFLNHFPKGGQQNGWIADDYLRTFLSYDGMSRVQGARPDDVFLINDADEIPAREGILFLKLYDGWTEPVSIHMRKSLYGFFWRQPGTLEVHSACTVAMLFAVYNGDGISLRRRDYYSMPGFRNYQRESGHILVQWSIGSPVHYAGWHCSWCFRPEGISHKLISAQNGDFPRWGDYVEKRDLNYIKSLIQTGGWFDGSVGEYPSTDPKEPMYAPKYLLKNFPLYRYILENPYV; from the exons GACAAAGATGCGACGACACAAGGTCTTTCTCTTCGGCACATTGGCcttgtgtgtcctctccctgctgCAATACTGCAAGGCCCTCCACCACATGCTTATGCTGAGAGAGCTGTATACCTCCTCTGTCAACCTCGAGGCCCTGGGCTTCCTCTGGAGACGGAATGTTCACTCAGGGATGAAGCCTCTCCCTGGGTCTCGACTCTCCAACATGGGCCTGTGGGAACCAGGGGATGACCAGGGGAAtgcagaggtggagagatggattGGGCATGGCGGTGAG GACCCATGGGGTAAGGAGCAGCCTGACTCAGGGAATGTAAACAGAATGACGGTCACTCTCCCAGACCCCAAAGGACCATGGGGGGAACTTCACAAACGGAGCTTCCGTCTTCGCGATGACCCCACCCCATTCTTTGCGCGCACCAAGTCTGGAGCATATTGCTTCCAAGAGGGGACGGAAATGGCTTTTCTCAAAGACGACTCAGGACAAACGGTACAAGCAGCACGAGAGGGCCAGCGTAAGATCCTGCATGCACAACAAGAGGAACCCAAGTCAGACCAGGGGAAATACACCCGGGGGAAAAGGCTGGTGAAGTGTATGTGTCGCCAAGGCTGGCACGGCCCTCACTGTGGCATCCCCACCATGGTGCAACACTCCAACCTGCCCACTAAGGGAAGTCTGATGCCCAGGATGGTTCCACGGAGGGTCATCAATGCCATTAACATCAACCACGAGTTTGACCTCCTCCACGCCCGCTTTCACGAGCTGGCCGACACTGTTGACCTCTTCCTGGTGTGTGAGTCAAACTTCACGGCCTATGGAAATTCCAAGCCACTGCACTTCCTGCGCCTTCTGCTTAACGGGACCTACAACTACATGCGCCACAAGATCCTCTATGTTTTCCTTAATCACTTCCCTAAAGGTGGCCAGCAGAACGGATGGATCGCTGACGACTACCTGCGGACGTTTTTAAGCTATGACGGGATGTCCAGAGTACAAGGTGCCAGGCCGGATGATGTCTTCCTCATCAACGATGCAGACGAGATCCCTGCCCGCGAGGGCATCCTCTTCCTCAAACTCTACGACGGCTGGACGGAACCTGTGTCCATCCACATGAGAAAGTCCCTTTATGGTTTCTTCTGGAGGCAGCCTGGGACACTGGAAGTCCACTCCGCCTGCACTGTTGCCATGCTTTTTGCCGTCTACAATGGAGACGGGATATCACTGAGGCGCAGGGATTACTACTCCATGCCGGGTTTCCGGAACTATCAGAGGGAGAGTGGACACATCCTGGTGCAGTGGTCCATTGGGAGCCCCGTCCACTACGCAGGCTGGCACTGTTCCTGGTGCTTCAGACCAGAGGGAATCTCCCACAAACTAATATCTGCCCAGAATGGAGACTTCCCCCGCTGGGGCGACTACGTGGAAAAACGAGACCTGAATTACATCAAGAGCTTGATCCAGACTGGGGGATGGTTTGATGGCTCGGTGGGGGAGTACCCATCCACAGACCCTAAAGAGCCTATGTACGCACCCAAATATCTATTAAAGAACTTTCCACTGTACCGCTACATACTTGAGAACCCATATGTCTGA